CGGCGAGCCGCTGGGCGCGCAGGGCGAGGAAGCCCGGGCGAAGAGGCGGGGGTTCCTGCACCGGTTCCGACGCCAGCGCCTCGCCTGCGCGTCGCTGATCTTCCTGGTGGCGGCCCACCTCGTGGTCTTCGCCGGCCCGCTCGTCTACCGCGCCGACCCCAATGCGACCGACCCCCTGCACACGCTGGCCGGCTCCAGCCTGGCGCATCCCCTGGGCACGGACGAGCTGGGGCGGGACGAGCTGAGCCGCCTGCTGCACGGGGGGCAGGTCACGCTGGCGGTCGGCCTGCTGGCCGTGCTGTTCGCGGTGCTCGTGGGACTGGTCGCGGGCATGGTCGCCGCCTTCTTCGGCGGCCGGCTCGAGACGGTCCTGATGCGCCTGACGGACGCGATGATGGCCATCCCCAACTTCTTCTTCGCGCTCGTCGCCCTGACCGTGCTGGGCCGGACCCCGCTCATGGTCGCGCTGGTCATCGGGGCGTCGAGCTGGATGCAGGTGGCGCGGGTGATCTACGGCGAGACCCTGCGCTGGAAGGAGCGGGAGTTCGTCGAGGCGGCAAGGGCGGTCGGCGCATCGGAGATGCGCATCCTGGCGCGCCACCTCCTCCC
This DNA window, taken from Bacillota bacterium, encodes the following:
- a CDS encoding ABC transporter permease, with product MSSHAAQEGVAAPGEPLGAQGEEARAKRRGFLHRFRRQRLACASLIFLVAAHLVVFAGPLVYRADPNATDPLHTLAGSSLAHPLGTDELGRDELSRLLHGGQVTLAVGLLAVLFAVLVGLVAGMVAAFFGGRLETVLMRLTDAMMAIPNFFFALVALTVLGRTPLMVALVIGASSWMQVARVIYGETLRWKEREFVEAARAVGASEMRILARHLLPQVVPSLIVSATLGIAWSILTESALSYLGLGIQLPRASWGNMLQNAQQYVWTAPSLAVYPGLAVTLVVLAYNFLGNGLRDALDPRARG